The DNA sequence ATAAAGGACAGCCAGCTCAAGGTGCTTTCATCATATGCCACGCGAACAAAAGGGTTCATGTATATCCTGGATTCCGTAGGCCTTCCTTTTCCAGACATTCGGTACTGGAGATCTGCGTTGATCAGGCAGCATTCGGAACCCTCCCAGAAAGGCTCGCTGTCGTATCGGAATCGAAGGGGAGAGGTATGAGGGTTGGGCGACTGACTCTGAGGGTGGGCAGCTTTATTATTTTGGCCATGGTTTTGGGCCTGGAACCATTTGGCTTCGAATGCCACCATGCCGCCCCAGCAGCTACGCACACGCACTGCATCCGAGCCTGCCAGTACATCGTTCCTACTTGTGGCTGTGCCCGCGCTGGTGAACCAGGGGAAGAAGGGTAGGCCAGTGATCATGCCGTCAAAATCACGCGTTGCAAAGCGATCGTAGAATTTGAAGGGCATGATGTGGTCAACAGCACACGCTGCTGCGTAGTCGGCTCGTCCGGTGGAATCAATGTTGGTTGCGAAGAGCAACTGGGCAGCCTCGACAGGGTCGAAGTTGACATCGTTGAGGACAAGGACCTTGTCAAACTTGACGCCGTGCTTGTCGATGGGGTCCATGGCTCGGTTTCGTACCTCGGCGAGGAAAGCGATTCGCTTCAGGCGCTTCTCGCCGTTGGGTAGTGTAATGTGGGGAAGAGCAGCGATGTCGAGATCTTCGGCGACGATGGTCGAGTTGCCTGGTTGGTCAGTGATATGCCAGGCCAGATGGATGGATTATCTCACATTTTACTTTGTAGCGGAAGTCGGCGAGCGACTGCTTCGTTAGCGGATCCGGGTTGTCTTCGTATAGGCTCAAGTGGACATTCTCGGGACCCAGCAGATCCACCAGCTGCAATACCTCTTTGCCCCATGCGCCAGAGGTCAAGTCGCCCTTGTTCTCTGCCAGCGACGCAGTGATGAAGACCTTTTCGTTGTACGGGTTCGCGCGTCCAGTGTCGGCGGCCCTTTTGCGCAGCTCTTCATAGTGAGCGGGTCGGACCGTATAGCTCGGGAAGAAGATGCCGGTGATCAGCACAAGGAGGATTAGAATATATGGCACCGAGAAGAAGGTCCAGTAGATGAGGCGCAGAATTGAACGTTTCCGCCGACGCGGGGTGACGTAGTGGGTGTAGACGGCACGCTCAGAGAGCTTGTTCACGCCGCTAAGGTGAGATTTCAGGCGGGCGAGCCACGATGGTTTGGACGAGCGCGATGTCGGCGGATCAAGAGCAAACGGCTGTTGGTCGTCGAGCGATTCGCGCGGCACCAGCTCATACTCGTGTATGGGCCGGCGGCTTGATTTAAGCATGGGGGAGGCTTCCTTGGTATCGAGTAAAAGGGGCCTAGTTAGTCGCGGCCGCCATCAAGCGAAGATGGAGAGGAAGCAGAGCTGCGAGGATTCACTACAGAAGTGTAGAGCAAACAGGCAGCACGTGCGGGGAGGTGTGAATGATGATAACGGGTCCATAAGCGGAGGGCGTGTGGTCATGGACGGGCGCGACTTGTCGAGGGCTGTACCGGTAATGGGCCGACTGTGACGCGCAATTCACTGGTTGCGGTCGGAAACAAGCCATTGCGCCAGGGTCCATGTGGAGAAAGGATCAGGACCGACGCTGGACGCACGGCGGACGCACGGCAGACGCAGTAGCTAGTGTTAGATACCTTGGGATCCCCTCGCCTACACCAATAGCCGTTTCAAACACGCCGTTATTGGCATAGTGCTGAGTCTTTAGCACAACCCACACCCCGGAGGCCCAGAAGGCTGAGGGATCCCACAGCTGCAGGCTAAGAATACCAAAACTCGTC is a window from the Pyrenophora tritici-repentis strain M4 chromosome 7, whole genome shotgun sequence genome containing:
- a CDS encoding CAP59-mtransfer domain containing protein: MLKSSRRPIHEYELVPRESLDDQQPFALDPPTSRSSKPSWLARLKSHLSGVNKLSERAVYTHYVTPRRRKRSILRLIYWTFFSVPYILILLVLITGIFFPSYTVRPAHYEELRKRAADTGRANPYNEKVFITASLAENKGDLTSGAWGKEVLQLVDLLGPENVHLSLYEDNPDPLTKQSLADFRYKVKCNSTIVAEDLDIAALPHITLPNGEKRLKRIAFLAEVRNRAMDPIDKHGVKFDKVLVLNDVNFDPVEAAQLLFATNIDSTGRADYAAACAVDHIMPFKFYDRFATRDFDGMITGLPFFPWFTSAGTATSRNDVLAGSDAVRVRSCWGGMVAFEAKWFQAQNHGQNNKAAHPQSQSPNPHTSPLRFRYDSEPFWEGSECCLINADLQYRMSGKGRPTESRIYMNPFVRVAYDESTLSWLSFIRRPERLYAPIHDILNYFVGFPEKQSRWAEEPGEVVNEQVWVYDHPVAAFAKNATEADLSGHYIERTRTAEPGGFCTSPNLLVINEKPEHGPGAWSKIIIPRPPMY